The Pantoea nemavictus genome includes a region encoding these proteins:
- the queC gene encoding 7-cyano-7-deazaguanine synthase QueC: protein MKRAVVVFSGGQDSTTCLIQALQHYDEVHCVTFDYGQRHREEIEVAAELSQKLGARAHKVLDVTLLNELAVSSLTRDNIPVPTYDPNASGLPSTFVPGRNILFLTLASIYAYQVEAEAVITGVCETDFSGYPDCRDEFVKALNNAVSLGMARNIRFETPLMWLNKAETWALADYWQQLPLVRAETLTCYNGIKGDGCGECAACHLRARGLAEYQENTSAVMAAMKQKSGLS, encoded by the coding sequence ATGAAAAGAGCCGTTGTGGTATTTAGTGGCGGACAAGACTCCACCACCTGTTTAATTCAGGCGCTGCAACATTATGATGAAGTGCATTGCGTCACCTTTGATTACGGCCAGCGTCACCGCGAAGAGATTGAGGTTGCGGCTGAGCTGTCACAAAAGCTCGGCGCCCGCGCGCACAAAGTGCTGGATGTGACGCTGCTCAACGAGTTAGCCGTCAGCAGCCTGACGCGCGATAATATTCCCGTACCGACGTACGATCCTAACGCCAGCGGTTTACCGAGTACCTTTGTGCCGGGCCGCAATATTCTGTTCCTGACGCTGGCCTCAATTTATGCCTATCAGGTTGAAGCTGAGGCAGTGATCACCGGCGTATGTGAGACCGATTTCTCCGGTTATCCGGATTGCCGCGATGAGTTTGTTAAAGCCCTGAATAACGCCGTCAGTCTGGGGATGGCGCGCAATATTCGCTTTGAAACGCCGCTAATGTGGCTGAACAAAGCGGAGACTTGGGCGCTGGCAGATTACTGGCAGCAGTTGCCGCTGGTACGCGCCGAAACCCTCACCTGCTATAACGGCATTAAGGGCGATGGATGTGGCGAATGCGCAGCCTGTCATTTACGTGCCCGCGGCTTAGCCGAGTATCAGGAAAACACGTCAGCCGTGATGGCCGCGATGAAACAGAAAAGCGGCCTCAGCTGA